A window from Solea senegalensis isolate Sse05_10M linkage group LG15, IFAPA_SoseM_1, whole genome shotgun sequence encodes these proteins:
- the gnrh3 gene encoding gonadotropin-releasing hormone 3, translating into METGSRVMVQVLLLALVGQVTLSQHWSYGWLPGGKRSVGELEATIRMMGTGEGLSLPEEASAQTQERLRPYSVIDGDSRQFDRKKRLPNN; encoded by the exons ATGGAAACAGGCAGCAGAGTGATggtgcaggtgttgttgttggcGTTGGTGGGTCAGGTCACTCTGTCCCAGCACTGGTCCTATGGATGGCTACCAGGTGGAAAGAGAAGTGTGGGAGAGCTGGAGGCAACAATCAGG ATGATGGGCACTGGAGAAGGGCTGTCTCTTCCTGAAGAGGCGAGTGCCCAAACCCAAGAGAGACTCCGACCATACAGTGTA ATTGATGGCGATTCCAGACAGTTCGACCGAAAGAAAAGGCTCCCCAACAATTAA
- the LOC122782231 gene encoding receptor-type tyrosine-protein phosphatase epsilon-like isoform X1 has protein sequence MVLFLIGISIAVNNSSHGNQTAENPTHQGAHVLPSTLIISLLLIIIVLLTVYCLRFKNHRKALVTSVDKKIPNGFLEEQGEQTVVLLPRSPSPSKRYFPIPLDSLEEEYRIRSADDGKLFREEFNSLPCYYHHGSFEEASREHNREKNRYPNILPYDHSRVVLSHLDGHLCSDYINASYIDGYKEKNKFIAAQGPKLETIADFWRMVWEQKTSTIVMLTNLKERKEDKCYQYWPEKGCWMYGNVRVAMEDSTVLVDYTIRKFCVQYQGSDGPRAPRLVTQLHFTSWPDFGVPFSPIGMLKFLKKVKAVNPSYAGPVVVHCSAGVGRTGTFIVIDSMIDMMHTDQRVDVFGSVSRIRQQRCQLIQTDMQYSFIYQALLEYYLYGDTELDVCSLEGHLQRLHNTRAPHDRLGLEEEFRKLTNVRIMKENMRTGNLPANMKKNRVLQIIPYDFNRVILSVKRGQEFTDYINASFIDGYRQKDYFIATQGPLSHTVEDFWRMVWEWRCHSIVMLTELKEREQEKCFQYWPSEGSITFGDYTVELTADTQCETFTLKDMVLTCRPEKQSQHVRHFHFHGWPEIGIPAEGRGMIDIIAAVQRQQQQSGNRPIIVHCSAGAGRTGTFIALSNILERVKAEGLLDVFQTVKSLRMQRPHMVQTVEQYDFCYRVVQDFVDIFADYANFK, from the exons ATGGTGTTGTTTCTAATCGGGATCTCTATCGCTGTGAATAATTCATCCCATGGGAACCAAACTGCAG AAAACCCCACCCACCAGGGCGCTCACGTGTTGCCCTCGACGCTGATCATATCCCTGCTTCTCATCATCATTGTCCTGCTGACAGTCTACTGTCTGAG GTTCAAAAACCACAGGAAGGCTCTAGTTACCTCGGTGGATAAAAAGATTCCCAATGGCTTCTTGGAAGAACAAG GAGAGCAGACAGTGGTCCTTCTCCCCAGATCTCCGTCGCCATCCAAGAGGTACTTCCCAATCCCCCTGGACTCGCTGGAGGAGGAATACCGGATCCGCTCCGCAGACGACGGCAAGCTCTTCAGAGAAGAGTTCAAT TCGCTGCCGTGTTACTACCACCACGGGTCCTTTGAGGAGGCGAGCAGAGAgcacaacagagagaaaaacagatacCCAAACATTTTGCCAT ATGATCATTCACGAGTGGTGCTGAGTCACCTCGATGGGCATCTGTGCTCCGACTACATAAATGCGTCCTACATTGAC GGTTATAAAGAGAAGAACAAATTCATCGCAGCTCAAG GACCGAAACTGGAAACAATTGCCGACTTCTGGAGGATGGTTTGGGAACAGAAGACGTCAACTATAGTGATGCTGACGaatctgaaagaaagaaaggag GACAAATGTTATCAGTATTGGCCGGAGAAAGGCTGCTGGATGTACGGAAATGTCCGGGTGGCAATGGAGGACTCCACTGTGCTGGTGGACTACACCATCAGAAAGTTCTGTGTGCAGtat cagGGCAGCGACGGTCCCCGAGCTCCACGACTGGTCACTCAGCTCCACTTCACCAGCTGGCCAGACTTCGGGGTGCCGTTCTCGCCCATAGGCATGCTGAAATTCCTCAAGAAGGTCAAGGCTGTCAATCCATCGTATGCTGGACCCGTTGTTGTGCACTGCAG tgcCGGCGTGGGAAGAACCGGGACGTTCATTGTCATTGACAGCATGATCGACATGATGCACACGGACCAGAGGGTGGACGTCTTTGGCTCCGTGAGCAGAATACGACAGCAGCGCTGTCAACTCATCCAGACAGAT aTGCAGTACTCCTTCATCTACCAGGCTCTGCTGGAGTACTACCTGTATGGAGACACAGAGCTGGATGTGTGCTCTCTGGAGGGCCATCTGCAGAGGCTTCACAACACCAGGGCCCCTCACGACAGGCTGGGCCTGGAGGAGGAGTTCAGG AAGCTGACCAACGTCCGCATAATGAAGGAGAACATGAGGACTGGGAACCTCCCCGCCAACATGAAGAAGAACCGTGTGCTTCAAATCATTCCGT ATGATTTCAACCGAGTAATACTGTCAGTGAAGAGAGGACAGGAGTTCACCGACTACATCAATGCCTCCTTTATTGAT GGCTACAGGCAGAAGGACTATTTTATCGCAACCCAGGGCCCGCTGTCTCACACAGTGGAGGACTTCTGGAGGATGGTGTGGGAGTGGAGGTGCCACTCAATCGTTATGCTCACCGAGCTCAAAGAGCGGGAGCAG GAAAAGTGCTTCCAGTACTGGCCATCAGAGGGCAGTATAACATTTGGAGATTATACTGTGGAGCTGACGGCCGATACGCAGTGTGAGACCTTCACTCTCAAAGACATGGTGCTCACCTGCAGACCA GAGAAGCAGTCACAACATGTCCGGCACTTCCACTTCCACGGATGGCCTGAGATCGGAATACCAGCTGAGGGAAGAGGAATGATTGACATTATTGCCGCtgtgcagaggcagcagcagcagtctggaAACCGTCCCATAATTGTGCACTGCAG TGCCGGCGCGGGTCGAACAGGCACCTTCATCGCCCTCAGTAATATTCTGGAGCGGGTGAAGGCGGAGGGCCTCCTGGACGTCTTTCAGACCGTCAAGAGTTTACGCATGCAGAGACCACACATGGTTCAGACTGTG GAGCAATACGACTTCTGCTACAGGGTGGTTCAGgattttgttgacattttcgCCGACTACGCCAATTTTAAATAA
- the LOC122782231 gene encoding receptor-type tyrosine-protein phosphatase epsilon-like isoform X2 produces the protein MVWEQKTSTIVMLTNLKERKEDKCYQYWPEKGCWMYGNVRVAMEDSTVLVDYTIRKFCVQYQGSDGPRAPRLVTQLHFTSWPDFGVPFSPIGMLKFLKKVKAVNPSYAGPVVVHCSAGVGRTGTFIVIDSMIDMMHTDQRVDVFGSVSRIRQQRCQLIQTDMQYSFIYQALLEYYLYGDTELDVCSLEGHLQRLHNTRAPHDRLGLEEEFRKLTNVRIMKENMRTGNLPANMKKNRVLQIIPYDFNRVILSVKRGQEFTDYINASFIDGYRQKDYFIATQGPLSHTVEDFWRMVWEWRCHSIVMLTELKEREQEKCFQYWPSEGSITFGDYTVELTADTQCETFTLKDMVLTCRPEKQSQHVRHFHFHGWPEIGIPAEGRGMIDIIAAVQRQQQQSGNRPIIVHCSAGAGRTGTFIALSNILERVKAEGLLDVFQTVKSLRMQRPHMVQTVEQYDFCYRVVQDFVDIFADYANFK, from the exons ATGGTTTGGGAACAGAAGACGTCAACTATAGTGATGCTGACGaatctgaaagaaagaaaggag GACAAATGTTATCAGTATTGGCCGGAGAAAGGCTGCTGGATGTACGGAAATGTCCGGGTGGCAATGGAGGACTCCACTGTGCTGGTGGACTACACCATCAGAAAGTTCTGTGTGCAGtat cagGGCAGCGACGGTCCCCGAGCTCCACGACTGGTCACTCAGCTCCACTTCACCAGCTGGCCAGACTTCGGGGTGCCGTTCTCGCCCATAGGCATGCTGAAATTCCTCAAGAAGGTCAAGGCTGTCAATCCATCGTATGCTGGACCCGTTGTTGTGCACTGCAG tgcCGGCGTGGGAAGAACCGGGACGTTCATTGTCATTGACAGCATGATCGACATGATGCACACGGACCAGAGGGTGGACGTCTTTGGCTCCGTGAGCAGAATACGACAGCAGCGCTGTCAACTCATCCAGACAGAT aTGCAGTACTCCTTCATCTACCAGGCTCTGCTGGAGTACTACCTGTATGGAGACACAGAGCTGGATGTGTGCTCTCTGGAGGGCCATCTGCAGAGGCTTCACAACACCAGGGCCCCTCACGACAGGCTGGGCCTGGAGGAGGAGTTCAGG AAGCTGACCAACGTCCGCATAATGAAGGAGAACATGAGGACTGGGAACCTCCCCGCCAACATGAAGAAGAACCGTGTGCTTCAAATCATTCCGT ATGATTTCAACCGAGTAATACTGTCAGTGAAGAGAGGACAGGAGTTCACCGACTACATCAATGCCTCCTTTATTGAT GGCTACAGGCAGAAGGACTATTTTATCGCAACCCAGGGCCCGCTGTCTCACACAGTGGAGGACTTCTGGAGGATGGTGTGGGAGTGGAGGTGCCACTCAATCGTTATGCTCACCGAGCTCAAAGAGCGGGAGCAG GAAAAGTGCTTCCAGTACTGGCCATCAGAGGGCAGTATAACATTTGGAGATTATACTGTGGAGCTGACGGCCGATACGCAGTGTGAGACCTTCACTCTCAAAGACATGGTGCTCACCTGCAGACCA GAGAAGCAGTCACAACATGTCCGGCACTTCCACTTCCACGGATGGCCTGAGATCGGAATACCAGCTGAGGGAAGAGGAATGATTGACATTATTGCCGCtgtgcagaggcagcagcagcagtctggaAACCGTCCCATAATTGTGCACTGCAG TGCCGGCGCGGGTCGAACAGGCACCTTCATCGCCCTCAGTAATATTCTGGAGCGGGTGAAGGCGGAGGGCCTCCTGGACGTCTTTCAGACCGTCAAGAGTTTACGCATGCAGAGACCACACATGGTTCAGACTGTG GAGCAATACGACTTCTGCTACAGGGTGGTTCAGgattttgttgacattttcgCCGACTACGCCAATTTTAAATAA